The following coding sequences lie in one Oceaniferula marina genomic window:
- a CDS encoding MBL fold metallo-hydrolase, whose amino-acid sequence MDTPIRIYTGGMAQTNAYLIGDNDNCILIDAPEGVASWLAQEKASPKALLLTHQHYDHVEGTAELAATGVPVYAHSPYSRELTLEQLLEQSGMPLKVTPYQVDQLLKNQQTVDIGDWSFELAYVPGHAPDSLAFFLGDLAFSGDTLFAGSVGRPDLPGGDMDLLIQSIRDHLLSRGDQLSIHPGHGPVTSIGQERASNPYLQ is encoded by the coding sequence GTGGACACTCCAATCAGAATCTACACAGGAGGCATGGCCCAGACCAATGCTTATCTCATCGGCGACAACGACAACTGCATCCTGATCGACGCCCCCGAGGGGGTGGCCAGCTGGCTGGCACAGGAGAAGGCAAGCCCGAAGGCCCTGCTACTGACCCATCAGCACTACGACCACGTGGAAGGAACCGCAGAACTCGCCGCCACCGGCGTCCCGGTCTACGCCCACTCACCATATTCTCGCGAACTGACTCTGGAGCAACTGCTTGAACAATCAGGCATGCCTCTCAAGGTAACGCCCTACCAGGTCGACCAGCTTTTAAAAAACCAACAAACCGTCGACATTGGCGACTGGAGCTTTGAGTTGGCTTATGTTCCGGGGCACGCCCCTGACAGCTTGGCCTTTTTCCTTGGAGATCTTGCCTTTTCCGGAGACACCCTCTTTGCGGGAAGCGTCGGCCGACCGGACCTGCCAGGCGGAGACATGGACCTGCTGATCCAAAGCATCCGGGACCACCTGCTCAGCAGAGGGGACCAACTGAGCATCCACCCAGGACACGGCCCCGTCACCAGCATCGGACAGGAGCGAGCCAGCAACCCCTACCTGCAATAA